The window AACTGGAAGAGATTTGAGTCACCAGTATTTACTTTGTGCCACTAACTCTAAGCCTGCAGTCTACTCCAATCAGAATGCCCTCTTTAATcagaattcattaaaaaaatgctggaacccatcttttaaaatgtgtatccTGTCTGTTATTCTCAAAAGATGAAGTTTTGGAGATGTCTACCTTGAGTTAGAAGTTATAGAATAAGCCAATTTCCACTGCCtggaagcttttattttatttttcttcagtccaGTTTCATTCAGATCTATTCCCCAGGAAAGAATCACGCCACTTAAAATGAACAAGTTTTTGCCTTACCTTCAACTTTTGATAATGAGGAAGGCTGCTGCAATGGGTCTTTTTTGCAACATCTTCATTTGTGTAGAACAGGGAACACAATTTGCAATAAAACCCTGTTTTGGGTACCACATAATTCACACCTAGAGAAGTAAACACCACAAAATAAACTAAGAGATCTACTCTACatcaatttttttaatgtcatatGTCATTTCAAACTAAATCTTAAACCATAATCCACTTTACATTAAAAGCTGCTTTGTCTTTAAAAGTCGTTGGTTTAGTTTATTCAAGCCAGGGACCTACAGTAATAACTAAATATGtgcagactttttttaaatcaacttttCAGGTTAAGGGTCTATTTTATTGGTCCCTTCAAAAGAACTAACAACGTTCTGTGATCAATTTGTGAGTTTTGAGTATTTAGTATGAATCTAAACTAGTATCACTACCGTGACTTGCACTATTAATTGAATCTGTGTTGCTAAAATATACCTCTTCCAATTTAATTTCTGCCTAAGGAAAGTGTTATGGAGAACTGtatgaaaataaggaaaaaaacagaaagaaaactaaaggtAGGGAAGGAgtgaagaaggagagaagagtGGGAAGCCCTAAAATGGAAGGCTCAAAGGCAATGCACTGCCAGAAATAAAAGtcaaatgaaatgagaaatgctaCTGCAACATACAGAGACATAttggaagagaaatggaaacagcCTTACCAACAGGAATGTTTGGCTGGTATGGCCCAATCCTAAATTCATCTGGAACAGCAGCTTTCTCTTGGACATTCTTTGTTTCCTGTTCATCCTGGGTGTCTGTATTTTCGTGGGCATTTTTCTCAGTATCTTGTGCTGTTGTGGTATCAGAAGCTTCAACAGCTTCAGCCTTCGGATTTTCTTCGGTCTTGGTACCATTTTCTAACgtttcattttcctgctctggctcctcAATCTTGTCTACCTTGATTTCCGCCAAACTATCATCATTTTTGCCAGCAGTTTTTACTGCCAAACCCGACTTGCGAAGTTTTTGATGATCTGAGTCTTCTTCATCACCAACCTCATCTAGAGTGACAAAGCCTTCCATGCTCCGTGGAAAGCCACCCACATATCGCTgttgagaaaatgttttccttaagtCAGCTTATTCTTAAATGCTTCCCTCAAATTGTCTTAGgtttcagaagagaaacagcTTCTCCGAATTTCCCGGAAAAAGCTAAAATTATTCAACACCTATCTCACTCATTCAAAATATTACTCAGACGTGGAAATGTAACaagttctttttaaatgtaCTCCACTGTCCTAGAGTCAAGTGTTCAAttttggaataaatattttaatattataatggtttgttttttatcaaCATATCTTCCGCTTCACAATTTCAGTAGCTTTTTGTTTATACTTATTTTGAAAGTCCTAACATGAAGATTTCAAAAAATTAAGTGAACATCATTTTGGACCTTATCAGAGTAATTCTGTGCCCACTAATAGTATGAAAGTTCACTAAAAGAAATACTAAGAGCCCTCTTGCAACCACTGGAAAGCTTAGAActtcccctttaaaaaaaaaaacatgaaggtTTCTTAAAATCCAGCTTCATTAAGACAGCGAATCTGtctgaaatctgcttttttgCAACATTCCTGCTGATATGGAGACATCAGTATTTCACATGTTTAACAGCAATCATGAGTAGCAGAGCAAGAGAAACAGCATTAGCTTTTCATCCATGCTCTAAGTATAGTTCTTCAAAGAAACAAGTTTGGGTTTTGAGATGGTTTATCCTGACAGGTATCCACATAACAAGAAATAGCCACTGCCACTTGCATCGGCAATATTAACCCCAACACCACGTAACTAGGTTCCTGACAGAAAGATTCTCCAAAATCAAAAGGCATGCACACTGCACTCATTAAGAGCAAGGAacaagtgtcttttttttttttgtgaaacaaCACTCCAGTCAATGAAGTTATTGCAACTTTGCATACTGGCTTTTTTGTAGGCTACTTCACATAACCAAATAagatttaaacaagaaaaaaagcagctacaAGGACATAAACATGAGAGTGTGTGATCATCTGGTGAGAAAAATGTCTACCTCTCTGGCTAAACATAATTAGTAGATACACACGTAATTTTGTAAAGTGTAAAACAGCTTCAAGCCCcacatatatttttcagtatcaCTGTTCTGCTCCGTGCTCAAAGAGTAACTACAGCCAGTCTGCTAGGGACTAATAGTTCCTGGCTGCTTAATATTAGTCAAGAGAGgagcaaggagaaaagcaaaaaaaagcaagaaaaaatccCAGGAAATGATTTGGGTGGAAACCGACAAGTTACTGTTTTTTGTCAATAcagaaacactgatttttaaCTGACTTCATTTGTAATTTGTATCCAATGggttcttccattttcttcacagaagctTTTACACCTGTTTCTCTTCAAACAGGCACAACATGCATGCCTTTTGAAGACAGACCcacagaaaatatctgaaatagaATGAGGTGTGCTATTCAAATTCATGTTTTCTATAGCCCAGTACCTTGCTATACGATTACCTTTTtaagttttttctttgttgctggATTGGCCACAGCATTTCCCTCAGTTTTTACGGTCACATCATCAGCtggttcctttttttcttcagtagtcACATCAGTTAAATTGGCAACATCTGCATCATCTCCTGCTGAGCTGCCACTTTCcaacagtgctgctgcttcctcctcatCCACTAGCAGCTCATCTTCAGATTCAAGGAGTAAACTAGGCTCATCTTGGTCTGCCTGTTCACTACTTTTAGCGCCTGATGGCTCAGCAGCATCATCTTGTTTCTCCTCTTTCGTTTTATCTTCCACACTGCCACTTTCCGGTTTCTGAGCAGCATCAGTCTTAGACTTCTTGTCACTTGGAGAATCTTTGCTGTCTGGAGAGTATGTTctctttctgtaaagaaaaatacttgtttgtGAACGTGAAAAGCACCCAGAAATGACTAAAAAAGGTAGGTTATATTTTTCAAGACAAGCCTGAAAACTCTGTGTTTAGTTCAGAAAATGGAAGCTTGAGAGAAACATAACACCAGTCTTCAAGAGGTTGCTGCAAGTTGTCCTTACAAGATAGGACAACTGCTTGTAGGTTTAAATTGCAGGAAAGCGAGGATAATTAAGGACTGTAACAGATTTCCTGAGGAGCCTGAAGAGGCCGTGAAATCTCCTTCATTAAAGGAAAAGGGTAGGTACCGTATTAGAAACGGTTAATCTCAGAGCTTGCCAGACTTCTTTTGTACAACTTCTATGTGTTGTATAAcgtatttttatgtttcttttaaacagcGTTCTGTTTTAATAATAGAAAGTTACCTAGTTTTATCCTTTTTCAGCAGTTCAACTCCTTTGTTTGgaatctaaaattaaaaaaaatcataagtcACAGTAGAGTATTATTTATAGAAGCATTGCAGCATTAATTCAGACCAGACAGTAAAATCTAGTCAAGCACTTCCAATTATTCTAATCCACAAGTACTCTTAAACAATGTCCAGCTTGCAAACAATCAATAAATTGCTATTATGTTAGACGGGACTTCATGAACCTAGAAATCCCCAGTCTTTCTTCACCAAAATGATCTGTTATTTGATACAAAAATGGGATAGCCTGCTCCAGAAAGTCATATACAAGAGCTCTTTTGTTTATGAACTGATTCAACATGGTGCAGGCAAGAAGTTGGTCTTAATCTATGCTCTTTTCACTACCATTAGAAGTGGAATACCTAGAAAGCTGAAGACTTACATTTCACTTGTTTAAGAGTTACTGAACAGAAAATTCTACTTATTTTCCATGTTAATACTATCCAAGTTAGGGCACTAGCTAAGTATTTGAACTTGCCACTAAGTATTCATTTTTGGTGTGTGACCATGTGCAATAGTAAGATTTCTCCATACTGCACAATtaaaagtctttattttaaaatgtcgCTAATTAGAGAGCTTGACAAAGTCTTACAATGCACATAGGTCTTCCACCCAGCTTCTCATTTTAAATCACAGTTCATTTGACAGAGGAGGATGAGAAGGAACAATCTACACTACAGAATGTTTAAACAGAGAAGGTTTATTTAAAATCTACAATTACTTTagaatttgctttttcatgttttaaatctGAAAGGAGAATCCTTTTACTTTGTTCTACAACTCGTAACACCACACTCCTACTAAATACCATTTAAGTTGCCAGAAAATATGacaatgaataattttaaaagtgccATTGAATTCTCAATAAGTGATAGCTGTCTTCTACTTTACACCTTCAATTACAATTACAAAACAGTTACTAAATACCATACTTACCCTTAACAccaatttcttgtatttttcagataaatcCACTTTCACACACCTGCCTTGGAACCAAAGTGCTTTGTTGGCACAATGCTCAACCATAGCTAAAGCATCTTCTCTGGTCTCCATCTCAATGAAAGcctgaaaagattaaaatatacATCAGGAACTACTACAAAACACAAATAGCTTTGCCAGTGGAAATGTTAACTTAGAACACAGCATTTCAAAAAGATGAAACCAAATGATGAGATCTAGGTATATGCATCCCCTCCAAACTAGCtaaacatttcagtatttccCAAAGCGCTCTACATCTCCTTCTTTTTGAATTCAGTAATCTAATCCTCTAgagtttcagaaacaaaatatcaTGTATTTAAGTAATCTGAAAAAGTCACCTTAAGGTGTAATACGCgtccaaaaaaaaagcatctggaaTATGAAACTCATTTATTTGGTGCTAAAGTATCTGCAAGTTTCAAGGCACTAAAGAAATCTAGGGGtttgtgaaagttttttttttttttttggaagaagtttgaaacagaaatgcagcagaTGCTGGCCTACAAGCCCTGCTTTATGAGACGTTCCTCCATGGAAACAAGCCTACAACACATTAAGTTTGCTGACCAAGCTTTGCACATCTGGGTTTGAGCATCAGCAGCAGATTGCAGAAAGCTGTTTCTGTATCAAACTGAGCAAGGTTCTTTTGTTTCTCCATTGAAATAAGGTCATGGCGGACTTCTTAGGGGTCATGCCTTAGATTCTAGTAATTTTTGATTCTACAACATGAGTATGGCATTGTGGGATTCAGGAAtttctctctgaagaaaaaaaaacatttcttatttaaatgaaGGTAAGAACAACAAGTTGGAATAgtgtagtggaaaaaaaatttagaacTAAAGACTTAAAATTCTTGTGAATGCATAGAAGTACATGTGTATACAAAGTGTTTGACTGTACTCATGACTGTACAAATCatcttcaaactttttttttttaattttgagagTGCCACAGCAGTACTGCCTTTGcttaaagactgaaaaatacgGGGTAAGTGAAAGAAACGTAACACTAGAAGATATTTGTTAGTGTCCCATAGGTACTGTTTCTTCAACCTTAAGAAAGGGTTCGAAATGCCTAGATGTGCCTAACAAAAAGTTACGCCTGAAAGCTAAATATGCTTGCTTCACAGCTAGggcctggttttcctttttttttttttttttttttaaaaacagctcaTGTTACAGTAACACTTCACAGTAAGCTAAACAGCAAAACACCACCTACACAGCCCTCCAATAACTTTTGTATCTAtgctacagcagcagcagtctaCAACTGCATCAGTTACCTCACAGTTGAGCCTCAGTTTAAATCCACACATATTTATGTTCCTACAGTCAGTTACCTGACTCTTCATTCTCATGAGTATGTAGTTCTTAATTTTTCCATATGGTTCAGCCAGTTTGAGTACTGCGTTATCAGAGTATCCCGAATGAGGTAAATTGCTGAGGTGAATCACACGACCAAGTTCTGGTTTTGGCGGCTCGGTTTTTTGGTCAGGTTTGCCCTCGGGTTTCTAAAATTTAAGAGTGAATGCATTTGTTAAGTACATACTACACAAAATGTACTTAATACTGAACCACTTAAAGCAATGAGTAGGTTATATGCATCTCTGTCCCTTGATTAATTTGAAATAGCAGAGAAGTACATAGATTAGGagtaaaaatttaaatgcaatGGCCTGGTAACGATGACTGCCCCAGATGAAAATAAGGTAACATGAAAAAAGCCTAAGTATTTTACCTTTATTCTTTTGTACTTCTGTGACAAGTGGACTCTGACTGGTTTACCAAATACCAGCGCAGGTGTTGTCGAATAGTATTCTACTGCTGCTTGGGCATCTTCAGTGGTCGACATTTCAATAAATGCCTGAAATCATACAAAACCAAATTAAGCACCATTCCTTCAAGGAACCGGTATTTTTGTTTGATATCTCAAGCTCTTCTTTGCTTTCCCGTAAAAATGTCTGCTTCAAAGATGAAAATTGCCTTTTGCTTACAACATTAACTGACCTGCAGAGCTTGGTATGAATTTCACATAATTTATTTAGGTTCACAAACAGAACTATTCTGTATGTTCACATTTCAATTACATTTGGAATCGGCACATTCAATTGCTTCCTACCCTCCCTTCAGGCCTTTTCACTTCCGTGACAGCATATTGGCTTTTTCCACCTTTCAAGATACGAGAATCTGAATAAACTAAGACCAAATAAGCCTTCAGAGGAtattaaaacaagaacagaatTTGCCGAcagtgtatttttaagaaagctgGGAATAACAAGATggaattttaataatatttaactTAAAATGCAGTATTACCGCATTTGTGAAAAGAAGCATACTAGTCAGTCTTCCCTTCACACGTGATCTTGGTGACACGCATGTAATCTTGCTTGGTAACCAAGTTCTCTTATGAAAATTTCAGGCCAGACAGTACACATAACAAAGAAACCAAGCAGTGCCAACAGCACTACTAAAGGGCCTAATCTTACCTCGTTGATTTTGTTTAGAATCAGGTGATTTGTAATTATTCCAAATGGCTCGACGAGCTGAAGCAGCTGGTATCTCAAGTTCTTCCCCCTCTGGAAATCCATGATGTGAACAACTCTGCTCGTTTCCTATTGAAGACAaaagtacacacacacaacGTGTACCAGGGAACCTAAAAAgtctttcaagatttttttttaaaagtctttgttaGTAATCAAAACTAGACACATAGAAAAGGCATAGAATATCCAAGGATTCTCATGGAGGAAGATGCCTGCTGTGCCAAAGCCTCCTTTTTATATGATCGTGCCCCACAGTTTCTTCATAAGAGGTTATGTAACATTTAAATAGTCTGTACAGTTTTAGCACATTTTGTAGAGCATTTGGTACAATGAAAACCCAATCTCATTCCAAAGCTTCAATATTCCCACACAAACAAGTTTCAATATCTGGCTATTTTAAAGACACTACATTCATTCAGAAGAACATCTTACGGAAGTAAACAAAAAGCATATTCACAGAAGAAGATTTATGTTCCTcaaagatttttagaaaaactTTTAATACTAACCACTCTGCCCTTTTGCATGTGTCTCGGTCCTTGCATATTTCCATTTCCAGCTCCttcaagaaatgaaaggaatgaGTAAGTTTAGTTCAACCCACAAGGCTATTAACATCTCTTTAGAAGTTCTGAAGAGACAGACATCACTTGTAATACTAAAACAGAATGACATAAAGTTTTAAGAAGTCATTTAATCATTAACAGTCCAAAAAGGCTGTTAATCTTGTGCATTTCAGAGCTCTTGCATCTTGAGGTCCTTCCTGATCCTCTTTGCTTCAACATTAGAGAAGAACTTGCATTTACTAATGAGCTGAAATACCAGGAAATAAGTAAAGCATCatgaaaaacatctttcctGTTTTAGAGTAAGATTTGTCATAGAAAAATGCCTTCATACAGAAAAGGTCTGAGATCTCCAAGAAAACAGACTTATTACAATGGAAGTTttagctgcagaaaaagaatcCTAGCTTTGGTTCTAAAATACCACCAATTCTATCACAATATACATTTCACTAGGGACTCCTGGAGGAAACAGTCCTTCAAATACCTTGgttaaaaaaatcaggtttgagatgttttgaaaagttatcagttatttttaatgaaattgaaCGATAcatgcttttatatttaaacattcCTTTAAAGTGTCTAAAAGACTTGTAATCCATTGGGTTTAATTAGGTTTAAttagttttggtttttattCACTCAAACTATTTAGAAGGTAAGAAGTAAcaatttcatgtgaaaaactgatttttattctgCCTTCCTTTGAAGATAAGGCTTGCAAATCTGTCAAATTCATTAAGGGAGAAAGACTTATGACATTCAGTTTTTGCAATTTTAACAAAAATCCACTAACATACAGCTAAACAGAAGACATGCAAAAGACTTctacaaaggaagaaatgtaaaGCCCCAAAACGTGTTGATTGATTGTAATAAAACATCtgataaaaacagtaataatgtGTCTGGTAGTTAGGGGATGGGTGAAAGCATGGAACGAAAGTATATatattggggaaaaaagtaaaagtatttCAGTTCCACTGCTCAGAGAGTAggccaattttttttcttgttctaaaACACTGgtaacaaactaaaaacacaaaaaagaaaaatcaagaagtTAAGTCTGGTAAAAGTACgttaagaaaaaacacaactaaaacCCCAAGCATAGCAAATGGAAGAGCTGGTGTTGCTGCTGGGACCATTTAGTGTCTAACTACTCTTACTCAAATCCTGATACATTAAAAAACTTCAGAACCCAACTGATTGAAGCCTAGTACTTCACATGAGCTGAAGTTTAAGTGAAGGACATCCACTCTGGGTGTGTGTTAATGTTACCTCTTGGCCCAACAGGAGGTCCTCCCAGGTGAAACGGAGGAGGTGGGGGTCCCAGAATTCCTGGTGCAGGGTTTGTGGATTGCTGCAACATAAAGGGATCACCcctagaaaaagggaaagaaaaccttaattttaaaacaaaatctgtgaaGTCTCTATTCTCCAGCCACCCAACTCCTACACAGTATCCAAGGACAAGTCAACTTTAGCTACTTGTACTGCTGCACTTCAGCTACTAGAAAACAGATGGTTATGCATTTGAAAAAGGTAGGATGTTTCACCTCAAATGTTACAAAGAGCTTCACATAAAGCAACAGGTACTTCAAAGCATCAAGATTAAAAGGCAACCAAAACTGTGCAGTTTTGATTAAGACTGTATGGTTCAAACCAGCAGAGTAACAGTGCAATTTCTATTGACCATCATTCGTTACTACTTACATTCCATGTCCTGAATCACTGTCAGGATTCCATTCTGGGTAtcttgaaaggaaagaaaaaaagaacaaagataaGAAAAATCCAATCACCTCTCACCATACGAAAACAGGTACAAAATTATCGAGTGAACAGCAATGCCTTTACATGTTACATAAACAACACATGCTAACATTGCCAACTACAGTACTGCTACCAGAAACATGAGTAGTATTTAAGGACAAAAAGTGTCATTCTGAGAAACTTCCTACACTAAATGCAACCTGGCTGTCAATGTATGAATTAATTTGCATATAAGGAGTTccctttacaaaaaaaagaacattagcATAAGCCtgattagcaaaaaaaaaaaaagaaaaagaaaaaaagaaacaaacgaaaaaaacaTTCTCAAGTGACTTGCTTGGATGCGAGGAAATAGcctcaggttgcaccaggggaggccCAGAGCGGGCCTCAGGCAGAATTTGGTCCTGCAGAGGGTGGCCGAGCACTAggacgggctgcccagggcagcggTGGGGTCTCCACCCCAGAGGTGTGTAAGGGACGTGTGGaggtggtgcttggggacacggctTAGTGGGGGCACGCGGTCAGTCGAGGGTGGCTGGGCCTGGTGAACCCAAAGGTCTCTTTCAACcttgatgattctgtgattagaCTCTTAGGATAACTCAAATATTACATATAAATCAGGAGGATTCAAAATTTACAAACCAATATCCCTTTGTGCCCTGAAAATGCTCTTTCAAGTAGCACATCTTTACTCCCTGCAACGCACAGCATGTTTTCTAAACCTGCTTTGTGCACCACAGTTGACAGTTGTTTACTTATACACGCCCTCACGCCACAAGAATGTGCTTCAAATTCATACATTTCAAGAAGCAGCTGACAACGTCGGCTGTGAGTCGCTCCATTGATATGATGGTTCCACTCCTGCAGCaaagtaaataattaaaaattaaaagccatATATGGAAAAccattttttaacaaaaataatgttgtgTAGTGCAGTATCTTCTCTTCTAAACTGAAGCATCTAAGATACATAAATagacagcaaaataattttgtgtgtgtgctttgaaGTCACACTGAAACTGGACCCACCTCTTCAATTCTAGCCTGGGTGAAAAGGTGCCTGATGAAAAATGCCTTGCAATCTATGGGCTTGATCCTGCCTCAGCATGCAAAGCCTGCAGGAGGGTAACTGCTACAGTATACGTGTGCAGCACTGCAATTTCAGTCTTCAGAACTGGAtgctgagatatttttttcccagtaatttTAGAATTTCCTCTACTCTCTCTGCTTTATTCCTCGGACTTTCAAAGATTAATGCAAACTAAACACTGAagtttttaaaaccattaaGGAGTCGAGAAACTGCAAGgaattcagaaaggaaagactAAAAGGAACAAAAGTACATAGCTAGGACAAACCATAACTATATAcgtgaaatataaaaatatacgAGCATTTGAGGGGAGTAATCAAGACAAACAGGGGACCTAATCAAGATGGtacaagggaggaaaaatggaATTAAACCAAATTACCTCAGTATGAGAGTGAAGTTCATAATGGAACTATCCATCATGTCTAGAGCAGGAGTTGGGGCAGCGAGCAGCACAAAGGGTAACACATCGTGCAATTACAGAAGCCACTACGTAAGAGCCAGCATCTTGACTAACGAGAAAGGACATTAACTGTACCCTCCAAGCTACCTGAGctcttttcttattcttattttttacgTTAGCTAGAGGCTTACCAGTGTCTGCTAAATGTACAATTCCCTCTGGTTCTGGCCTTAGCACTGGTAAGGAAGGAGGctttctactcttttttttttttttgattttgattaCGAAGGGAGCTCACCTCCCAGCTATTTATTTCAAGATAAGAGAAAGCATAGGGACTCTTCCTTTATTTAAGCACAGGGTGCCTGACCACCATATCGTGATATTCCTACGAAGTGACAAGACTTCTTCGGTCCCATGGCTACACAACAGTGAGCCCCTGATGTTATTTCCACTCTGCTGGTCTGTAAGCAAGGGATCAGCAGCAGATGTATGGGGTGAGTTGGCTTTGAGTCCATGGAGAGCAACGAGGGGGAGACTAGTTACAGATC is drawn from Anser cygnoides isolate HZ-2024a breed goose chromosome 14, Taihu_goose_T2T_genome, whole genome shotgun sequence and contains these coding sequences:
- the MATR3 gene encoding matrin-3 isoform X6 — encoded protein: MSARPPAQEWNHHINGATHSRRCQLLLEIYPEWNPDSDSGHGMGDPFMLQQSTNPAPGILGPPPPPFHLGGPPVGPRGAGNGNMQGPRHMQKGRVETSRVVHIMDFQRGKNLRYQLLQLVEPFGIITNHLILNKINEAFIEMSTTEDAQAAVEYYSTTPALVFGKPVRVHLSQKYKRIKKPEGKPDQKTEPPKPELGRVIHLSNLPHSGYSDNAVLKLAEPYGKIKNYILMRMKSQAFIEMETREDALAMVEHCANKALWFQGRCVKVDLSEKYKKLVLRIPNKGVELLKKDKTRKRTYSPDSKDSPSDKKSKTDAAQKPESGSVEDKTKEEKQDDAAEPSGAKSSEQADQDEPSLLLESEDELLVDEEEAAALLESGSSAGDDADVANLTDVTTEEKKEPADDVTVKTEGNAVANPATKKKLKKRYVGGFPRSMEGFVTLDEVGDEEDSDHQKLRKSGLAVKTAGKNDDSLAEIKVDKIEEPEQENETLENGTKTEENPKAEAVEASDTTTAQDTEKNAHENTDTQDEQETKNVQEKAAVPDEFRIGPYQPNIPVGVNYVVPKTGFYCKLCSLFYTNEDVAKKTHCSSLPHYQKLKKILDKMAEDHRQKKEA
- the MATR3 gene encoding matrin-3 isoform X7; translation: MGDPFMLQQSTNPAPGILGPPPPPFHLGGPPVGPRGAGNGNMQGPRHMQKGRVETSRVVHIMDFQRGKNLRYQLLQLVEPFGIITNHLILNKINEAFIEMSTTEDAQAAVEYYSTTPALVFGKPVRVHLSQKYKRIKKPEGKPDQKTEPPKPELGRVIHLSNLPHSGYSDNAVLKLAEPYGKIKNYILMRMKSQAFIEMETREDALAMVEHCANKALWFQGRCVKVDLSEKYKKLVLRIPNKGVELLKKDKTRKRTYSPDSKDSPSDKKSKTDAAQKPESGSVEDKTKEEKQDDAAEPSGAKSSEQADQDEPSLLLESEDELLVDEEEAAALLESGSSAGDDADVANLTDVTTEEKKEPADDVTVKTEGNAVANPATKKKLKKRYVGGFPRSMEGFVTLDEVGDEEDSDHQKLRKSGLAVKTAGKNDDSLAEIKVDKIEEPEQENETLENGTKTEENPKAEAVEASDTTTAQDTEKNAHENTDTQDEQETKNVQEKAAVPDEFRIGPYQPNIPVGVNYVVPKTGFYCKLCSLFYTNEDVAKKTHCSSLPHYQKLKKILDKMAEDHRQKKEA
- the MATR3 gene encoding matrin-3 isoform X4 produces the protein MKLFELFCEACNRLSDLHKKVHASLCQEWNHHINGATHSRRCQLLLEIYPEWNPDSDSGHGMGDPFMLQQSTNPAPGILGPPPPPFHLGGPPVGPRGAGNGNMQGPRHMQKGRVETSRVVHIMDFQRGKNLRYQLLQLVEPFGIITNHLILNKINEAFIEMSTTEDAQAAVEYYSTTPALVFGKPVRVHLSQKYKRIKKPEGKPDQKTEPPKPELGRVIHLSNLPHSGYSDNAVLKLAEPYGKIKNYILMRMKSQAFIEMETREDALAMVEHCANKALWFQGRCVKVDLSEKYKKLVLRIPNKGVELLKKDKTRKRTYSPDSKDSPSDKKSKTDAAQKPESGSVEDKTKEEKQDDAAEPSGAKSSEQADQDEPSLLLESEDELLVDEEEAAALLESGSSAGDDADVANLTDVTTEEKKEPADDVTVKTEGNAVANPATKKKLKKRYVGGFPRSMEGFVTLDEVGDEEDSDHQKLRKSGLAVKTAGKNDDSLAEIKVDKIEEPEQENETLENGTKTEENPKAEAVEASDTTTAQDTEKNAHENTDTQDEQETKNVQEKAAVPDEFRIGPYQPNIPVGVNYVVPKTGFYCKLCSLFYTNEDVAKKTHCSSLPHYQKLKKILDKMAEDHRQKKEA
- the MATR3 gene encoding matrin-3 isoform X3, which gives rise to MVRVLALTAGHTVPFLTTWLSAESLQGSGPKAPWNIWPHVAAVKFRFKPVCKCVKELEGNWCVKMEGVRSNLENGWKSIKLCKEWNHHINGATHSRRCQLLLEIYPEWNPDSDSGHGMGDPFMLQQSTNPAPGILGPPPPPFHLGGPPVGPRGAGNGNMQGPRHMQKGRVETSRVVHIMDFQRGKNLRYQLLQLVEPFGIITNHLILNKINEAFIEMSTTEDAQAAVEYYSTTPALVFGKPVRVHLSQKYKRIKKPEGKPDQKTEPPKPELGRVIHLSNLPHSGYSDNAVLKLAEPYGKIKNYILMRMKSQAFIEMETREDALAMVEHCANKALWFQGRCVKVDLSEKYKKLVLRIPNKGVELLKKDKTRKRTYSPDSKDSPSDKKSKTDAAQKPESGSVEDKTKEEKQDDAAEPSGAKSSEQADQDEPSLLLESEDELLVDEEEAAALLESGSSAGDDADVANLTDVTTEEKKEPADDVTVKTEGNAVANPATKKKLKKRYVGGFPRSMEGFVTLDEVGDEEDSDHQKLRKSGLAVKTAGKNDDSLAEIKVDKIEEPEQENETLENGTKTEENPKAEAVEASDTTTAQDTEKNAHENTDTQDEQETKNVQEKAAVPDEFRIGPYQPNIPVGVNYVVPKTGFYCKLCSLFYTNEDVAKKTHCSSLPHYQKLKKILDKMAEDHRQKKEA
- the MATR3 gene encoding matrin-3 isoform X5, which gives rise to MRRGPAARRRSRESTEWNHHINGATHSRRCQLLLEIYPEWNPDSDSGHGMGDPFMLQQSTNPAPGILGPPPPPFHLGGPPVGPRGAGNGNMQGPRHMQKGRVETSRVVHIMDFQRGKNLRYQLLQLVEPFGIITNHLILNKINEAFIEMSTTEDAQAAVEYYSTTPALVFGKPVRVHLSQKYKRIKKPEGKPDQKTEPPKPELGRVIHLSNLPHSGYSDNAVLKLAEPYGKIKNYILMRMKSQAFIEMETREDALAMVEHCANKALWFQGRCVKVDLSEKYKKLVLRIPNKGVELLKKDKTRKRTYSPDSKDSPSDKKSKTDAAQKPESGSVEDKTKEEKQDDAAEPSGAKSSEQADQDEPSLLLESEDELLVDEEEAAALLESGSSAGDDADVANLTDVTTEEKKEPADDVTVKTEGNAVANPATKKKLKKRYVGGFPRSMEGFVTLDEVGDEEDSDHQKLRKSGLAVKTAGKNDDSLAEIKVDKIEEPEQENETLENGTKTEENPKAEAVEASDTTTAQDTEKNAHENTDTQDEQETKNVQEKAAVPDEFRIGPYQPNIPVGVNYVVPKTGFYCKLCSLFYTNEDVAKKTHCSSLPHYQKLKKILDKMAEDHRQKKEA